The genomic interval TGTAGAACACATTTAGTAAAGTACttgcatgacataatttgatttgaaaaataaaatttaaatttaatgatagaccccgctttttttttttcaaagggagtgcATGAGGTTTATAACACCCTAAGACTGTAACTAACATTAGTcaaaatatatagagaaatgatatttgtagttttagagTGTGCAAAATCCACGCACCTATTTGAAAAAGGTGGATAAATCTaggatccatatgaaaaaattatttttttaagagaaatgatatttgtagtcttaGAGTGTGCAGTCTCCAcgtactctctttaaaaaaatgagtaaattcAAGactatgaaaatttatttttttaatggtggcctccactttttttaaaggcaGTGTGCGAGACTGTACACTCTAagactatatatagcatttccctttcTTTAATGTTGgactctacttttttcaaaaggagcaCGTAAAACTTGCACaccctaaaattatatctaacattacttaaaatagatagagaaattatatttgcagtcttaaaatgtacaaatctcacgcatttctttaaaaaaaatagataaatttggaattcatatgaaaaaattattttttaatagtgaatttcattattttttcaaaatgtgtGCAGGATTTGCccactctaaaattatatttagcattactaAAATAGATATGACATATCACgtgaaatcaaatcaattttaaagTGTCTTAATATATTCTCTcaataaatctaataattatataaagcaTCCTTAATGGATTAGCTAAATCCATTGAATATTTAGCTATTAGAgaataaaatatgctcacaatggattagctaaatcCATTGAGTATTTAGTTATTAGAGAACAATTATGAACAAAACATACTCATAATTAGAATTTAACTACagtgaatttcaaaaaatttttcatatttaaaaattcctgtttatacatcaaatatattttttattaattatttatctctcaatTTCTTTCTATCAACGTCCATCTTCATGTGCTAGTTGGGTTCATGTGCTGGATGGGTGGTTGGGTCAATccaagtttgatggttggaaaatataattcttttaacccataatttaattagaatataattattaattaacatataataggtagaataataaaataaaataaattaataattaaaaaaattaaatattttttaattataaatcactcattactatataatgaataatagagatttgatatgaataattaaaattaaattaatcttatattattttattgctatataatgaaaaaatagatattccaatgtagagatttatgtgaatagaagaattaaaaattaaatttctcttacattcatcaaaagtatcatttaactttgactaatccaTTCAATAAATCTAAGAATGTACAAAAGGGGTTTCTAGTTGGTTGTGCAGAACAGGATTATACGATCAATCATATTGGCGGAACTTAGAAAAACACGAGGGTTTGAAGGGTAAAAATCCACCCCATTCCGCCACAATTAGCTACACTGGTGAATTAAATTAGAATGAACAATCAAGTAAACATGGACAACATATTTTGGTGACCAGTTTTGTGGAGGTCGTTTGCCTATCCCAATCGACCTCAACTTAACCAATGCGTTTCGCCTCAAGCCTTGGGGGAATGAAGCAAATCAGAGTGCAAcccaacttcttttttttttttttaatctatttttgtatattaaagattaaatttatgctttatatattatatactttgCTACAATGAACACAAGGGATCCGTGGCGCAATGGTAGCGCGTCTGACTCCAGATCAGAAGGTTGCGTGTTCGATTCACGTCGGGTTCAATTCCCTTAGATcccattatttttaattttgcccAATCAGTAAATGCCACCTGTTTACAGCAACTCAAGATCATAAATATATGTCGTGTACAGAGAAGGTATTTTCTCTGAAGATTTaagtctttagagatttactgttTGGACTAGatcatgtcagtcacgaaagtatACTGGAGAGttattaacgattgtaattgatttgttttttcaaatcaactttgtaaaTCCTCTCTTAATTAAGGTTGACACctgtttactcaaaaaaaaaaaaaaaaaatcataaatatagtAGCTCTTTTATTGCCAAGAACTACAATTCGTCCATACAAATTAACTAACAGTAAAACCAAATTAAGGCCTAGTCTCGGCTAGAATTTGCGAGCAAATTTGAAATGGGGGTTGATTTGCCATCCAATCCCAAACCATTTCAGAAAAAAGAATGACGTGCGACGATTCGAAATATGAACGACTATGATACAGACGTCCTTGTCCCCTTCTCATGCATACAAAGAGAGACAAAATTAGCATGAAGAGATATGCTGGGAGACAATCAGATTCATTGAGAAGCAAGCTGTAATGTGCAACCAGTTGCACAAATTTCGAAGCAAATGTTAATCATTTACAGTGTCTTCATCTTCCTCAGGTTTCACAAAGAACTCGATGTAAGCGATTCTGCTGGGTTGCTGATACCCAGCAGAATCAATGTGTGGGTGAGGAATGGATTGTCTCGACACTGAAACCAGGTGCTGAACTTTCAGCATCCCGCCTCGCCCAATTGTCAACTTGCTTCCTCTGTTATCTTTGATAACGCTGCTGGGAATATTTGAAGTTGTTGCTCGAAGGAACTTGTATTTATACCTATTAAGACCAAGGCAAGAACCGACAGTCACTTTTCATGAGGGTCAAATGATGCATCAAATGAAGTCagtaaaaaacaataaactacCTGTAAGAAACTTGCCGATCACAGCTAAATGCAATCAAGAGATCAGTATTTGCATAATACATGAAGTCTATCTGGAAGAAAGGCAAGgatttaaaactgaaaaaatgtTGATATCTGGACAAACTAAAAGCTTTATTGtgaattaaagataaataaataaatgagttaagaCCATCACCTGCAAGTCCCCATGGCCTTCACCTCTGAAGGTGACAGAAGGAGGAACTGGTTGTAGCATGATCTGGATACTTGATCCAGGCCATTCGAGATCATCAATAGCTTCCTTCAATGCTGCAGACTGGAATTTAAAtatcatgaaatgaaatattaaaagTGGCTCCTGATTAGAATAGAAGGCTAGGAAAATGCATTATATCTGCTGAAAAACATACTTATGCATCTATTAGAGGAacattttttatagtttaatcAAAACTCCTACACAAGCATCATGAGGCCTATACCTCTTAAAACTCAGAAAAGAAGCCTTGGATTAATGATCTTAAGTATACCCTGAGACATGTAGGTTGTCATAGTAAACGGCATAACATCACATCTAGCACTACCTTCAAACCTTACAACCAAATAATCGAATGCATACTTACCATTTATATAACTAAGGAACATTCTTGTAGTCCATCATTAACAACTTAAGAAAGGGGACATGCAGACGCCACACACACATATAGCATTCACATACATGCTCTGACACAGGTTGAAGCTCAATTTATAATGAACTCCATTAGGCAACGAACCTGGAAAATTGTGCGAGGTTGAACAAATGGAGGAAAGCGTTGACAATAGCAAGAAGATTAGTCTGAAAATAAAGTCTTTTTGAgttcaaataaattaaggtaGATTTTGAAAGGTCATGTGCGCTAGTTACAACTAAGGTTTAGAGATTGTACAATTACACAAGCACAATATGTTTGCATTATGATTCAGAGGACTACAaaaagttggagagagagagagagagagagatgcaaagCAATTGTTAAATCAGAAAGCAGTTACAAAACAACCACTATCATGCATTAGAACACCGGATGAGGATAGACCAAAGCAGTGCCAAAGTGTATGTACAAGAGAATACCTTAACAGTAAAACTGAGCGGGGTGCTTCCTGCAGGTTCAAAATTGTAGTCCCACGATATTGTGTCTGGGATTCTGGTCCTGATCtctgcatatatgcatgcatccaGGGAATCAACGGACCttcaaaaataaagacaatattGCATCAAACTCGAATTTAGATTGTGGATCAGTACAGAAATATACAGATGTCACTCTACGAACTACAAGTCCTAGTATAAAGCATCATCAGGTGCAGAAGATATTTTATCCAACTCTCTGGTATAAAGatagattttgattttgatactAAATTGAAGgcctttctattt from Juglans regia cultivar Chandler chromosome 2, Walnut 2.0, whole genome shotgun sequence carries:
- the LOC109020226 gene encoding uncharacterized protein LOC109020226, with protein sequence MSSSAMEAEAPDLVCQLDNVQGIVDALTAVRWKRHQDAVLELSEHGVVLIVEETRCLQAKVYLQRELFIRYEYGAQGRPRFGVSLGLLVDCLNTFSVPGRSSMIEIRYPGPDMQLLLKSVDSLDACIYAEIRTRIPDTISWDYNFEPAGSTPLSFTVKSAALKEAIDDLEWPGSSIQIMLQPVPPSVTFRGEGHGDLQIDFMYYANTDLLIAFSCDRQVSYRYKYKFLRATTSNIPSSVIKDNRGSKLTIGRGGMLKVQHLVSVSRQSIPHPHIDSAGYQQPSRIAYIEFFVKPEEDEDTVND